The DNA segment CGGCCGCACATCGCAGGCAATTGTGGTGGAAGACGCCAAGGACATCCTCAAGTATTCATCTCACGCTGTAGTTATCGGACTGGATGAGTCTCAGTTTTTTGGCGATAACGTTATTGATGTGATTCAGACTTTGCTCAGACAAAAGAAAAAAATCATCGCCAGTGGTCTAGATCTCGACTATAGAGGCAAACCATTTGGACCGGTGCCCGCCCTCCTGGCTATGGCTGACCGGGTCGATAAGCTCCTTGCTGTCTGCCGCAAATGTGGCTCTGACTTTGCCTGCCGCACCCAGCGTGTGGTCCACTCCAGCGAACAAATCCTGGTCGGTGACGCCCAGTACGAAGCCCGCTGCATCCACTGCTTTGAGCCACCAGGCGATTATCAGTTGCGTATCGACCTGCCCCACGCAGAGCAGGAAGTGCCAACACTGGTCATGTCCACACTAGAAACTATCAGTCTGGTAACCAGCTAAAAGCCAGCCAGGCGCAGACTATCGCAATAGACCGCTACTTTTAAAGTGGCGGTCTATTTGATCTGGAGCGGATTTGATCAATAAATAAAACTGCCGAGGTTAATGTAACGGGCTCTTAATCTGCCTGACAACACTGTTACCGCATCAGGGTGGTGGGAATACATCGACATGAAGATGTGCTTCGTCTAATTTAGACCGGGAGAATTTACTATGATTTGCTTAGATAGCTTCTTTAAAAAGCTGCGCCAGCTTGTATCACGCGACCGCGCCTCGGACGCCGCCATTGCGGTACAGGAGGGCAACCCCTGGCAGACCAACCTGGAGCGCCTGGCCGTAGAACACGGCGCTGAAGCCGAATGTGCCCAGCCAGCCTCCCCTCAGTCAGTGGAAGAACAATTCCAGCTCCTGATAGAACAGGCACGCATGGAAAAAACCAAAGAAACGCTGCGCAAACAACAAGAAATCCTGCAAAATGGTGGCAAACGCCGCCGGGCGCAGGATCAGACAGTCACAGATGCCAAGGCCTGGTGGGGCCAATCGGTCGTCACCTGGGACCCAGAAGACAGCAAAAACATGGGCATGGAAGACAGAAAACACCCCAAGAAAGCCAAGTGGTTTAACCAGTAAGGCTTTAGCGTCGTAAACGGCACTGTATCTAAAGGTTCCCATGTTAGACCGATAGAGTTTGACTATTGTTTGCTGGTGGTATGATCGGTGCAGGTCAATAAATTGAACCAGTTCAGATGAGCTGGTTTATTGGGGGTTTGATGCGTAATTACAATGCCATGCTTCT comes from the Candidatus Obscuribacter sp. genome and includes:
- a CDS encoding thymidine kinase is translated as MFSGYRFEMIVGCMSAGKSSELIRRIERARLAYLPTIIVRPAIDTRSKANHVESRNGRTSQAIVVEDAKDILKYSSHAVVIGLDESQFFGDNVIDVIQTLLRQKKKIIASGLDLDYRGKPFGPVPALLAMADRVDKLLAVCRKCGSDFACRTQRVVHSSEQILVGDAQYEARCIHCFEPPGDYQLRIDLPHAEQEVPTLVMSTLETISLVTS